The Setaria viridis chromosome 9, Setaria_viridis_v4.0, whole genome shotgun sequence sequence GACAATCCCAGGGCCGGCCGGGCTCTCTCCCTGGAGCCTCCTGGGCCCCGGCCCGGGCCAGTTATTCCGGCGCAGGTACAGGCCGCAGTGATGATTACGGAGTAACCGTATACCTGCACAGCAGCCAGCACGGGTAGTATAACTTGCCTGCGTCTCCTTCAGTTCAGTACGCCACAGTGCGCACCTGCCTGCGTCTCTGAATGATAAATTCGTGTTGGTCTTGTCAAGCTGAGCCCTTGACCGGAGTGGGGGAGGAGTACGAGCTCTCTCTCTCGTCTCTGAACCCTCTCTGAATGATCGCGGACAGCCACGCATGATGCGTGTCATGTCCCTCTGGCCACGGCAGTAAATCTAGCGCCAATGATGGGCGCGCCGGGCTTTGCCACCGACCATTCATGTCCTCCCCTTTTTATTGCCGCCGGCGATGGACTGGAGATTAGTACGGGATCATGGCGCAGATTAGTACGGGATCTCCTGGATCGTGGAGTGGTCTGTATCTGTAGTCCACTACAACTACTGCTTAGCTCAGGTCGTCATCATGCACGGTGAGATCTTATAGGTCTTCGCCCAGAGTTCCTAAAATGTCGCCCATTTGCAGGTAGGGCATGTAGCTTCATGCGCCGCCTAGATCGCTCATGAAAGAGAGAATCTACTCATATACACTTCTGGTGCTTCATGACTGTGACTGGACTCGAGTTCATGGCGTTTTAAGTAACTGGGCGCGCCATAAATTTTACTCTGCGCAAACTCAGTAGATGCGCGAGCTGTGCTCCGTCCAGTGGAGCTAGCTGCTAAGGGAGCTCGCCGTCGATCTGATCGGTGTCTCGTGACACCGGGGCATTATGATCCTGCCTGTACTTCCACATGGCCTATTGCTCATCAATGGCGACGTCTCAAAAAAATCAGGCGACTTGACAAGGAGATCAAGGCCCTATTTGCTGGTGAAATTTGCGTATGGCCATTTGTTAATGCTTTGCAAAGGACAGCAAATCCGGGACCATTAGGACCGCTCCGATGGTGGGAGGTTGTACTAACAGACAGCATTTCTTTGATTCACCGGGCAGGGACACGCAGTAAACCAAGTAGTCAGTACACACACAGAACGATTTGACTTGAGAAAGCACTGTTTTTAACTgtaattcaagaaaaaaaaatcccaggCTATCATCAGGATTTTGCCTTCATCGACTCTGACCTAGGGGGCTAGTGCTGGAATTATGAGACTGACCATTGTGACAATGTCACTATGCCTTCGTTGTTAAACACAAATATAAAGCCCCAAAAGAAGCTCCAATAAACATCCTGATCACTTCAAAGAGTTAAAGAGTAATAAGGAAACAAAGCAAAGAACATCCCAGCCTAACAGCTAAATATGGCCAGCAAGAAAAGAGGTTTGGAACTAGGCTCAATACACACGAATATTCACATAGTTAGAATCAGCTCTCgtgttctgatttctgaattGCCTGCTTTGTAAGAACCTGTCCTGGAATGCAGATGCTCTTGGTCAGTTCCTGGCAGCAGAGCCACGCTTGCGCGGCCTTGAACGAGTTGAGGATGCACCTTGACGCTTGCGTGTTTTTCGAGACCGAGTCTTCTTTGGCTCATAACCTATAGCTTCCAAGTCCTCGCATATTTCTTGCCTTGCTAGAGACACAAGCCCAGGCATTATCTCCCTCTGAAAATTTCTCATCCCTCTTCCTCTCTTCAGTTTGATCCCACATGCTGGTCCTTCCTTATCTGATGGTGCCAGATATACAGATTGGCCATCATCTTTGATCTCGTCTAAACTCAACACAATTTTCTCGAAAGAGTCCAATGAGGGCTGAGGCTCATTGTTTCCATTCTGAGCTGCTGTCTGACTGCTGCTTCCGGGGCAATATGCAGTGTCTGCAGAATTATGCTGAAAAATGGAAAGAAGCGTTCTAGCTGCAATAGAAGCTGTTGTGTCATCGTCATGGGCCTTAGCTTGAAGCATGCTAACCTCCTGAAGATTTGATGCTCGATTGTGGGATATAGACAGTCTTGGGACATTATTGTCAGCTAGAGGAGATTCAGGGATTAAAAGTTCCTTGTTAACGATTCCAGATTCTGGCATCTGAGCCTTATTGATACCATTATTTGTTGAGGTTGGGAGGAGCACGTTATTGTCATCCTTGCTTGCCAACATATGATCATTTCCATGGACCAAATATTTGCTGGAAGTTTCTGCTTGCAGGCTATTTTTCCTGGAGAAAGAATGGTTGGATGCAGTTCCTTTACTTACATCATTATTTACTACCTTATCTCTGTAACCGCTAATTATTTCTGATGGCATGTCAATACTTTCAAGTGACACATTTAGGTCAAAAAGGCCCTTCCGTTGAACTGAGGATTCGGCTACCACATCCCTTGAACTGTCTGCAACTGAGTTGGGTGTGATCACTGTGATAGAAGATCCCCTCATTGATCCAATACCAGAGCCACATTCTGCTTCAGAAACTTCTGTAGGACTTTTTGAAGTTTTTCCAGGATATGTCGAGGAAGAATGAAAAAGAGCAGAAGACACAGGAAGGCTTTCTTCTTGGGGAACATTCAGGTCAATCAGTGAATGCCTTGATTCAGTTTCACTTTTTTTGATAGGGGACTGGCAATCTGGAGTGTCACTAGATCCAACTGAACCTGAAAATGCATAAGGTAGAATAGTCATGCAGCTCTATGAGCATGTCATTCTTTTGGACTTGCAATGACCAAAGCATTGCATAATAGAATACAGTAAGGAGAATATAACCAGGAAAGTGTTCCAATAATCTTGTTGTGTTTTTGAGCTTGTGCTGTCGAATTCATGATGTGTACAATATCAACTAAAGGTCCAAAGAATTAATGGCAGTACAATGAGAATATTCTGATTTGCAGAAACTTGGAACTCTCACATGATTTATAAATATAATAGATTATAAAATGTAGTTAGTGCATATATGGATCCAGAGGTATATTAGAGCAACAAATATGTCATTTCAGTTCTTTACCTGTCGCAAACTAAATTTCAGAAATTTCTCATTGAAATAGCCAAAAGAGCTGGCTTGCAACAAAATTTCCCTAAAAGAACACAGAAATCTTCTGAATACAAACATGGATAGAATTGAGAAAGAGCATATTCTTGTAACACggctgtttttcttttctgcaaAAGCCTGCAAACTATCTATTCATCTAACTAGTCAGATGACACTGGTTCCATTCTATTCAACACTCAAATTTTGCTGCTGTTTACAGAGACATATCAACTTTTAGCTATTTATATAACTGTATGTTGTCAATGAACAAGCAATGCGGCAATTGCATCCTCAAGGTCACGCATGCATTAATTGAACACTACAATATTTTCCATCAATGGTTCAACTGATAGAGCCATATGCATGAAATTAATAGTATAGTCATAGAATAGGTCATACAAAATAACAATAACATTATCGCATCCAAGCAGTTCTAAAATATGTTAGAGCAATATGCAAGGTTGAAGTTGAGACTCACCTGGGCTTAAACGTGACGAATTCCAAGCTCTGCACAACTGAGCAGACTCTACAAGTGAGCTATTCTCTGGTGAAATGCAGCATGAACCATCCCGAGACCTCCCATTTTGGTTGGAAAGGTTGCCGAAGCCAGAGCAACCAACATCCCCCACCGCATCACCAGAAGTGCATGGCTTCTCCAAGTCAATCACACCGTTATAAGCATAAGTCTTTCTCCAAATTGAAGCCCTAACATCTGAGTTCTGTTGCGCGATATTGGACGGCGATTTGTGCTTATCGGAATTGGTGAAATCTTCTTGGTTTTGATTGGCCCACGAACCCAAATTCATCTGGGGCACCAAAAACCTTTGTTTAGCAAGATAAATTTGGACTAATGGGGGATAAAAATCTAAGTATTTCCCTCACCACCTTATGCTCATGAGTGGAATGAAGGCTACTCTGTGCACTACTGGATTGCTTCCAGAAGGATCCATAAAACTTATGCGGGTCGTTCATCTGCAGAAAGATATCACATCACATTCATGTTCATCGCAACACAAATTAACCACAGTCCAATTCTCCAAATATGATTAAATCTTATAACCTAACCATAACTAAGATACCAACTTCAACTGTACAGCTAACCAAatttatcttcttttttttgttgtccCCTGGTGAAGAATAACAACCGGTGCTTAAAACTACCAAAGCAGTGCTTAAAACTACCAAAAGTAGAGCAACGAACGAGATTAAACCTGGTCAGGGAAGGACTGTTCTTGACGGAGCATTGCCCGCCGGGTCTCCTCCGCCACGGCGGGCTCCGGCGACGACGGACGGCAGTTGAGATCCAAATCCACTAAAGCAGTCATCCTTCCCGGCAGGAAGCTCCAGCCAGGACTGAGCCAATTCAATTCAGATCGAACCAACCAATTTAATCATCCACAACgagtaaaaataaatttaacttATAATCGTACACGACTGCGACCGAGACCATACAAGAAAGGGAGACTTACAGCGAACAAACAGGGAAAAAAGGAAATAATTTTTTGTGCGCGGCCCTTCTCCTCGGACTGGGTCTCGGATCTTCTCAATTCTTTTCGATTTCGGTCGCGGCTGATGCTGATGCTGGTGCAGGCGGCCGTCCGTGGTGTCAGCCGCAGCTCATGCCttcctattcttttttttctctctccctcccctgtTTCTCCCTTGGCTCACAAGCCCTTTTTTCCTTTCACATTCCAGTGCTTGGTTTACTGGTGCATGGGCAATGGGAGATAGAGATGGCGATAGGGATTGATACCTCTCGTTAATCTAATCGTTCTAGGGCTGTGCTTACCTGTgactgctgcagctgcagatgCATGGAAGGAGAGAGGTGGGGTTGGGGATGGAGATGTGGCAACTCCGCCACTGTGTGGTCGAGAATCCCAAATTTGGAGGAGACAGGGAGCAGTCGGTTGGTTAGGGATTGTAACTCCCTCCGTATGTAGTTTTGGTTTTtcctatatataatattatgtctagatacatagtaaaatttatgtatctagaaaaactaaaacgatctgtattttggaatggaggaaagTACGTGtctaaacaaaaacaaaaaaatcttAACTGAATTACTAATCGGTTCTATAAAAGCATAGTAGTCGTCTCATGCAATGTCacataaattttttttgctgATGTGAATAAGAGAGGgtgagaaaagagaaaagatcGTTGTTTCGTGAAACAATCGCCTGGGTCCAACTCAACGAGCATACGTCAGCTAGCTCACAAAGAGCCAACTCAGCGTTTTACCTACGTGGAGGAGAGGGAAGAAGCTATCTCTTTCCACCCTTAGCTCGGACGGAATACGAGGTGCTCGTTGGGCCCACTGACGcgtcctctctccctcctgtcTCTCGTTTCTTCTTTTCTATTCGGCTTCGCGGAAGAGCCCAGCGCCGGCAGCAGAAGCTCACCGGATGCGAGTGGCGGCGGCCCCTGCGACCACCGCGGTGACGAGTGGTCGAATGGCATCCCGCGTTCGCCGGAGACCTCAGCTCAACGGCGTCTGGCGGTGCAGCTCTGGCTCCAGCGGCCATGAGCGGCTTCCAGCATGGGGGAGGAGAagccggccgccgacgccggcggaagaagaagcctccggaggtgaggaggcggcgggtCCTGCGCTCGCCATGGGCACGCGTGGCCGGACAGCCTTGCCAACACCGGCGGCTTCCGCTGTATGATGGAACTGGGCTGCGCAGCGCGTCGGTGCTTCAacgccggcgatggcgaccgccgCACGGAGCGGTCCCGAGGCGCGAGCGACAGAGCTGGACGAGACCGGCGCTTCCCGGGACGACAAGCGACGCGGCAGCGCGGGGGACGGCGGCCTGGAACGAGcgaagcggcagcggcgagtTCGTCCCTATGGCTGCGGTGTCCGCGGGCCGCGGGAGAGGCCAAGACACGGCGGacacccgccggcggcggcgaagagcaAGAAAACAACATTGCGGGATTGATTTTGGACTAAAgaaatgctttcacgtgggccCCACAGAAATCTCGAGGCGCTTGCAAGAGCTAGACTGATGGGTGGACGTGCTTTTTTTGATGGCTCGTGGTGACGTGGAAACGCCACGTCTTGCTATGAGCTAGCAAGCCGGCTTAACCTTCGAAGGAGGCCTATCTTAGTATTACGATACTACTATTCATCATTGTACGAGTTTTGATTGCatacaactcataatattttttttctatgcataaATTAAGAAAATAAGATTATTGTAGGACAACATAAAAAGACAACTCATTGCACATATTGTTTAACACTACATGTTGTTCGTTAAGTCATTTCAAAATTACGTATCAATGTATGAGACCGCCTATTAACAATActaatgtacttgccctaaatCTGTTGCCACGGATAAACCTTTGTCTAATCTGCCTTAAATCTGTTGCCACGAATAAACCTTTGTCTAATCTGCCTATGTTAGAGTAAGTATATCAGTGCTGTCTCAtatgacacgtaatcttgagacgatttatCGAACAACCACTACAATGATTTGTGTTTTTAGTTGTCTCGTAGTAATCTAAAATTCCTTAATTTGCGCACAACTCGTACAATAGTAGAGTAGTGGTTTCATAGACCTAAAATTTAGTCTCTCTCCCTACTCTATtttccacatcagcaaaaatacTACATAGTACCGAATGAGACAACCTATAAGAGCTACCACTTACAAAGTCATCTTGAATACAGTTGAGAATCTTTGCCACGAACGAGCGCTCCGAAAAAATCACCGAGATTTTATTTTGCTTCCTTGGATTTGCATCTTCAACACTGATAGTGATGGGTGACGGTGTGGTCCACTGGCCACTGCAGCAAATACGTGGTACGTACAGAAGAAAAGGAGCGGAAATAATCAAGTGGTGCAGGACAGGAAAAGGCTGTCATGGGGGGATACCGGAATGGTACCATCAGAACAAGTGTATGGGGCCATGGGGCAGGATGCTTGCCCAAAAAGCCCCTCGTGTTTTGACTCGTTAGCCCCCTGTTGCTTGACAAATTAAACGATCCACGAATTTCCAGGTCCATCTCACTGTTTGTTCTTTTTTGGGTAAAGGGAAAAAGCTATGCCGTGTCACATGAAACGATTGCCCAAGTTTTCTATCTTTTGTCGATTCAGACGGACCGCTTGAATCGGATAGCTCACAATCCATGCTAGTACAAACTTTCACATTTTCCGTGGAGTATAATATCCCGATCTTCTCAGTTCTTCGCTGTGGTTCACGCCTTAGATGATccatttatatatttatttattatattatatatagtaTCAACTTGCTTAGCAGGTAACCGTTGTTTAATTGGCTCTCCCATCTACTAACAACACAGCTCAGCCGGAACGTTCATTCCAAAATGTGCCGTGGGCCCCACAACTAATCTCCTCGTCAGGACCAGGATCCACGCGACATGTGTTGTTATCTTCGTAGTGCCGAGTGCGTTCTCTTCCATCTCTGATGAAAGGTAGGTCAAGTGTTGTAGCACTGACAGCTACGAAAAGCATATGGGAAAAGGGAAAGGATTAAAAGCAACGAAGAAATATGGTGACTCAGGTTTCTTGGTTATGCAAGTACGCCAAACGaaaagcattttttttaaaccGGTACGTTAATTTTGCTTAGTTTCAAGCTTGACAATTGTACAAAGCTCTTGGTCTTGGATCTCAATTTCAATTGTACAAAACTTGACTCTTCTAACAACTGACATTCTAGCTACTCGGGACCCACATGGAACAGAACATACGTGGAGAGCAATCATGCTCCACCTGGAACCCACCTGCCAGTGACCGGCCGACTGCGGCTACTGAAAAGGTTCAGGATATGGTAAAAAGGGCATATGCACGTGACAGCAACCAACAATCCGGTCATCGGAGTACAGATGAACCGGCCCGACCTAACCTGAGCACGGTTTGACCCGACCTCTATGGTGCGGCTCGGATAATGATCGTGCCGTGCTGGTCCGCGTGTTGAAAAAGCGACCCAGCCACGGCACGCTGGTCCGGCGGGCCTTAACAGCCTCGCCGTGCTCGTGCCAGCCCGTTTAATTGTAACAAGTCACGACTCCACCAGTGCTGCAgcaaccttatctcctcctctcttctctcccccctcctctctctcccttatctccttCTTCTCTCATCTCTCCTCTCTACCGGGTGGGCAGGCGCGTGGAGGCCGGGCCGTGGGCACTTGGGCACGCCACGGCGCGCAAAGGTCAGGGCACGGCCGCTAGGCGTGGCGTGGAGCTCGAGGCTCCGGCGGAGAAGGCCGGCGACCTCTTCCTCGATCGGCTGGCGAGCGGCGCAGCCATAGCTCGGGGCCCCGGCGGAGAAGGTCGGCGTGGAGCTCGGGGCTCCGGCGGAGTAGCCACCCCACCCGCAGGATTCGAGCAGCGCCGAGCACGTCGCGAggtgcggtggcggaggcgtcaggaggagctcggccGGGGCCACTGCGCTAGGGGCGggggccgcggaggcggagtgGGCAAAGCTGAGCGGGCAGCGGTCTTGCGGATCCGCATGGCAGGGAGCGGCAGGGATCTAGCGGCCCCAGGGTGCCAGCCGCTAGGGTTCTAGGATTTTTGGTGGAGGCGGTCTAGGACTGGTGAGGGCGGTCGGTGTACTATGTATATGCCGAGCGTGGCAGGCCAAACGGGCCTTAATAGGCTGGGCCACCCACTTAATTGTAACGGGCCAAATGGGTCGTGCCGTGCTAGGCCAGCACACGAGCTGAGGGAGCAGCCTAGGCACAACCCGCGGTATGGGCCGGGCCAGCACAGGCACGACGGCTGCCGTGCCTGGACCGGGCCAAAATCCCGTGCCGTGGGCCGACCCACGTGCCATGGGCCATATGGCCAACTATACATGGGGGGGGCTTCTAATTAATTAGTGCATGGAGGGTTTGAAAGCACTGGTTTGCATCTACTAGTACTTCTAGCAGCAGAAGTGTGACGATCCTGGtgaaatcagccgagttaatcctaatccgagtccctaatccctctgtctcagctcttcccgagcaggagtgctccactCCGGTTCCCGGTCCTGACCCCTGAAGAACCCGACTAGAACCACCGGTTCCCTCTAAGTCTCAACAACAGCGTCCcttttcaatcttggagctgtggaacaacAGAGACTGgctggtggacccgcaaatcttttgCCCGGACCTCCCGAGGTAGACGCACTCGAGCAGCATgcgccgcttcagagcttctcggCCGCGTGGCTTGagctctccgacgcccgccgcttcgcccagtcgccggccgcgacaggatggattcccgcgccctcctccccaatcgcagcggaagcccctctgcaaccctttctgcagcgcctcgtcgGCCACGCCTCggtgcccgtcgccgccgtggcagagctttgcTGCTTGCTGCGTCAAAccacctcgcggctcgcgcccatcatcacctcgccggatctccggctgcaagccccgaggacctccggcttttccgcctctccacagtcgcgccgcccacgaactcgctacgcgaggattcctccatcgccaaccccgactccggccgcgacagctctttttcgccttgccagaactgtgccccggcaaaccgctgtttcgcgctcgcccgcgcagccgcagctcgcctgtcttttcacctgttgcaacctcgtttgtagcgccgttctccctgtcacaccaatcaaatccgccgctcgacgacgcccgcctctgccaaatctcaaccccggcaaaaccgcgcctgcgccgccttgtctccagtgcccaatggccgaagactctatctccaaggttctgttccgccgcccatcgccgctcaatcgccgccatggcagcacactccatccttttcctcCAGTCTTCGTGCTGcccgaaatctctctcttccgcgccgctataaaaagtgaatgccagagttccactggagttccttcgcctttgctgtgtcaccgcccctactctgagcacacttgagcaatcccactgaaactcttgagaagttcccttctctgctcaaacccgcttctccccaatccacccagccgcctgctcctccacgctgtgctagagcttccttgtttcccacaagaagctccgccgccgccggagcaccgccggacatcgccgccgcccaaaccttagtgcttaagaccttcctcCCAGTTCTGCTCCTTCTCGACCCCAAAgtttcacctataaaccgaaggtaagctgccgacccctttccggttcgcccgaccccttttccgtctcacccgaccctgtctgtccgccgaccctttttccgcctcgctcTAGGACttggctgtatccttttccttgacccgagggtatctgtgtaaaagattGGGATTCTCTACGTTAAGTCTGAGGGCCtccagcacagctattcctctagttcaagggtcagatcataagtttcttcgcATCCGACCcgtttatcttgctctccaccaactaaagcaaacttccccacc is a genomic window containing:
- the LOC117838856 gene encoding uncharacterized protein isoform X2, with product MTALVDLDLNCRPSSPEPAVAEETRRAMLRQEQSFPDQMNDPHKFYGSFWKQSSSAQSSLHSTHEHKMNLGSWANQNQEDFTNSDKHKSPSNIAQQNSDVRASIWRKTYAYNGVIDLEKPCTSGDAVGDVGCSGFGNLSNQNGRSRDGSCCISPENSSLVESAQLCRAWNSSRLSPGSVGSSDTPDCQSPIKKSETESRHSLIDLNVPQEESLPVSSALFHSSSTYPGKTSKSPTEVSEAECGSGIGSMRGSSITVITPNSVADSSRDVVAESSVQRKGLFDLNVSLESIDMPSEIISGYRDKVVNNDVSKGTASNHSFSRKNSLQAETSSKYLVHGNDHMLASKDDNNVLLPTSTNNGINKAQMPESGIVNKELLIPESPLADNNVPRLSISHNRASNLQEVSMLQAKAHDDDTTASIAARTLLSIFQHNSADTAYCPGSSSQTAAQNGNNEPQPSLDSFEKIVLSLDEIKDDGQSVYLAPSDKEGPACGIKLKRGRGMRNFQREIMPGLVSLARQEICEDLEAIGYEPKKTRSRKTRKRQGASSTRSRPRKRGSAARN
- the LOC117838856 gene encoding uncharacterized protein isoform X1, encoding MTALVDLDLNCRPSSPEPAVAEETRRAMLRQEQSFPDQMNDPHKFYGSFWKQSSSAQSSLHSTHEHKVMNLGSWANQNQEDFTNSDKHKSPSNIAQQNSDVRASIWRKTYAYNGVIDLEKPCTSGDAVGDVGCSGFGNLSNQNGRSRDGSCCISPENSSLVESAQLCRAWNSSRLSPGSVGSSDTPDCQSPIKKSETESRHSLIDLNVPQEESLPVSSALFHSSSTYPGKTSKSPTEVSEAECGSGIGSMRGSSITVITPNSVADSSRDVVAESSVQRKGLFDLNVSLESIDMPSEIISGYRDKVVNNDVSKGTASNHSFSRKNSLQAETSSKYLVHGNDHMLASKDDNNVLLPTSTNNGINKAQMPESGIVNKELLIPESPLADNNVPRLSISHNRASNLQEVSMLQAKAHDDDTTASIAARTLLSIFQHNSADTAYCPGSSSQTAAQNGNNEPQPSLDSFEKIVLSLDEIKDDGQSVYLAPSDKEGPACGIKLKRGRGMRNFQREIMPGLVSLARQEICEDLEAIGYEPKKTRSRKTRKRQGASSTRSRPRKRGSAARN